In one window of Oncorhynchus gorbuscha isolate QuinsamMale2020 ecotype Even-year linkage group LG23, OgorEven_v1.0, whole genome shotgun sequence DNA:
- the LOC124010368 gene encoding beta-2 adrenergic receptor-like, whose protein sequence is MGSCTPPVPSHNVTESANTSWAGAAGGEPGYSEVEMVLLGMVMSLLVVGIVFGNILVIIAIYRFQRLQNITNCFITSLACADLVMGLIVVPFGACYIIFNTWHFGSFWCEFWTATDVLCVTASIETLCVIALDRYLAITSPFRYQSLLTKCKARVVVLLVWVIAGLISFLPIHMKWWISDDAEAKACIQNSNCCDFNTNTAYAITSSIISFYIPLVVMVFVYSRVFQEAKQQLRKIDRSEGRFHAHNNNIAGGGGLENNNESRGVGGGFRKTKFCLREHKALKTLGIIMGIFTLCWLPFFVLNVVVAIWKVGDTGLAFRILNWIGYANSAFNPLIYCRSPEFRYAFKEILCIKKVRFPNIGPTNGYVYSGHSWQSEQQGGRSKGSSEDSDPAADGSSGRGEAGGGGVADGTDPNGNCSKGLTIVL, encoded by the coding sequence ATGGGCAGCTGCACCCCCCCTGTGCCTTCCCACAACGTCACAGAGTCAGCCAACACATCATGGGCTGGGGCGGCTGGCGGCGAACCAGGTTACAGTGAGGTGGAGATGGTCCTCCTAGGCATGGTTATGTCCCTGCTGGTCGTTGGCATCGTGTTTGGCAACATCCTGGTCATCATAGCTATCTACCGGTTCCAGAGACTGCAGAACATCACCAACTGCTTCATCACCTCTCTGGCCTGTGCCGACCTGGTCATGGGTCTCATCGTGGTGCCGTTCGGCGCCTGCTACATCATCTTCAACACCTGGCACTTCGGCAGCTTCTGGTGTGAGTTCTGGACTGCCACGGACGTGTTGTGTGTGACGGCGAGCATCGAGACGCTCTGCGTGATAGCGCTGGACCGTTACCTGGCCATAACCTCTCCGTTCCGCTACCAGTCTCTGTTGACCAAATGTAAGGCACGCGTGGTCGTCCTGCTGGTGTGGGTGATCGCTGGACTCATCTCCTTCTTACCCATCCACATGAAGTGGTGGATCAGTGACGACGCGGAGGCGAAGGCCTGCATCCAGAACAGCAACTGCTGTGACTTCAACACCAACACAGCCTACGCCATCACCTCCTCCATCATCTCCTTCTACATCCCCTTAGTCGTCATGGTGTTTGTCTACAGCCGCGTGTTCCAGGAGGCCAAGCAGCAACTACGCAAGATCGACCGCAGTGAGGGGCGCTTCCACGCCCATAACAACAACAtcgcaggaggaggagggttggagaaTAACAATGAGAGCCGAGGAGTTGGAGGAGGCTTCAGGAAGACCAAGTTCTGCCTGCGGGAACACAAGGCCCTGAAGACCCTCGGGATCATCATGGGGATCTTCACACTGTGCTGGTTACCCTTCTTCGTCCTCAACGTGGTGGTAGCCATCTGGAAGGTAGGGGACACCGGACTCGCCTTCAGGATACTCAACTGGATAGGTTACGCCAACTCCGCATTCAACCCCTTGATCTACTGCAGGAGCCCTGAGTTCAGATACGCATTCAAGGAGATCCTGTGCATCAAGAAGGTCCGGTTCCCCAACATAGGGCCTACTAATGGATACGTGTACAGCGGACACAGCTGGCAGAGTgagcagcagggagggaggagtaagggGAGCTCGGAGGACAGTGACCCAGCTGCAGACGGGAGctcagggaggggagaggcggGTGGGGGTGGAGTTGCAGACGGAACGGACCCGAACGGGAACTGCAGTAAAGGGTTAACAATTGTACTTTAA